A segment of the Chloroflexota bacterium genome:
CGACGCGGGGTGGAGCAGTGGTAGCTCGTCGGGCTCATAACCCGAAGGTCGTTGGTTCAAATCCAACCCCCGCTACCAACTCTTTGCAAAAGTTTGCAAATCGTAGCTAATTTTTCACCTGTTTTGTTCAGCCAGAACTTTCTCAAGTATACCTGTTATATCCTTGGAATCGAAGGGTTTGATTAGATACGGTCTCCCTGTTGAAGCAAGGAAATCATGGGTATCTGCTGTCATGACATCACCCGTGATGAACACGACCCTTTTTACCGAATTGGGATGTTTCTTTTTAATTGCCTCGTACAATTCCCTGCCACTCATCCCGGGCATTTTAAGGTCAAACAATAGCAGGTCGTAGACATTATTTGCCAGCTTATCCAAGGCATCCTTGCCATTGGATACGGCCTGCACCTGATAACCACTGGCTGAAAGATTTCGTGTCAGGACAGCGCGAATTGATGACTCATCTTCTGCAATCAGTATCTTACCCGTCATCTTACGCCGTGGGCGGCGACTCTTTTTCTTTGCAGGTTTCTCCTCTCTTATTACCGCTTGTTCTCCAGTTGCTATCGGCAACTCGATGATAAAGGTAGTTCCTTTACCCGGAGTGCTTTCGGCGTATATATTGCCACCGTGCTCAGTTATGATACCATGACAGACGCTTAAGCCCAGTCCGGAGCCACTACCCTCCGGCTTGGTGGTGAAAAACGGGTCAAATATTTTGATAATACTCTCCGGAGAAATCCCTGGGCCATTGTCAGTGATGGATATGCTTACACAGTCCTCGACAACATCTGTGGTCACCGTAATCTTGCCTCTACGTTTGGTCTCAGCTATAGCTTGCTGGGCATTAGCTATGATGTTCAATATGACCTGCTGGAGCTGATTATAATCAGCTAATATCAATGGTATGTCGGCTGCTAACTTAGCAGAAAGCCCGATATTGCTTGTCCTCAGCTTGTAGGCTTCCAATTCCAGAGTCCGCTCTATAAGTTCGTTTATGTCCACAAGGCTCTTTTCCGGCTTATACTGGCGGGCGAAGCGCAGCAGGTTCTGGACTATCCTGACCGTCCTCTGGCTTTCTTCGTAAATCTTCTGCAGGTCTTCCTTAATATTCTGGGGAACATCCTGCCTATCTGCCAGGAGTTGAGCATAACCTATTATGCCGGTGAGTGGATTATTTACCTCATGAGCCACACCGGCCACCAATTCGCCGACTGAAGCCAGCTTTGCGTTCACAAGTGCTTGTTGCTCCGCCTTTTTGCGCTCGGTGATGTCAGTCAGAAA
Coding sequences within it:
- a CDS encoding PAS domain S-box protein, coding for MIAATKKSTQPIKILLIEDNPGDIRLIREMLAGVPDASWELQSVGQLSTGLECVAKQQPNVILLDLGLPDSQGLDTLHKTFTRIKGIPIVVLTGLDDEGVGIEAVRHGAQDYLVKRLLSGLALWRAISYAIERKQMEDELREAKEFAESLITSARDGVSVLDSNGVHINVNYAMCEMTGFPKDELVGVGPPHPYWPPEKHEEIDRAFQNTLAGDFADVELTFMRKNGQRFPVIVSPSWVKDKEGNVIGYFAIVKDITERKLAEATLQESEERYRILVENANEAIIVAQDGILKFANPKTAELSGYSIKELASVPFADIIHPDDRDMVVDRYLRRLQGEVFPQIYPFRIIDKEGNTKWAEINAVSIIWEGKPATLNFLTDITERKKAEQQALVNAKLASVGELVAGVAHEVNNPLTGIIGYAQLLADRQDVPQNIKEDLQKIYEESQRTVRIVQNLLRFARQYKPEKSLVDINELIERTLELEAYKLRTSNIGLSAKLAADIPLILADYNQLQQVILNIIANAQQAIAETKRRGKITVTTDVVEDCVSISITDNGPGISPESIIKIFDPFFTTKPEGSGSGLGLSVCHGIITEHGGNIYAESTPGKGTTFIIELPIATGEQAVIREEKPAKKKSRRPRRKMTGKILIAEDESSIRAVLTRNLSASGYQVQAVSNGKDALDKLANNVYDLLLFDLKMPGMSGRELYEAIKKKHPNSVKRVVFITGDVMTADTHDFLASTGRPYLIKPFDSKDITGILEKVLAEQNR